In Marinilabiliales bacterium, one DNA window encodes the following:
- a CDS encoding DUF4143 domain-containing protein → MKIQHSALYQKCHFQKAALKHYPGFYKSVHSLNFFISNILFFYPSGESKLAFSRCFLAKSSHSQTRQSNKSTAALVELKQLHSKTAIRTTAKRHFVDPSVSTAVLRTNPEDILKDFQYFGFLFEALCTRDIRVYAQANDGDDP, encoded by the coding sequence GTGAAGATTCAACATTCAGCACTATATCAAAAATGTCATTTTCAAAAGGCAGCCCTTAAGCATTACCCAGGCTTCTACAAATCTGTACATAGCCTTAATTTTTTCATCTCAAATATCCTTTTTTTTTACCCTTCCGGGGAAAGTAAATTGGCATTTTCGAGATGCTTCCTTGCAAAATCGAGCCATTCGCAGACACGGCAATCGAATAAATCTACAGCCGCATTAGTAGAATTGAAACAACTACATTCAAAAACAGCCATTCGAACCACAGCAAAAAGGCATTTTGTCGATCCATCTGTTTCAACAGCAGTGCTGCGAACAAACCCCGAAGATATTTTAAAAGACTTTCAATACTTTGGATTTCTTTTTGAAGCCTTGTGTACCCGTGACATTCGGGTGTATGCACAAGCAAACGATGGCGATGATCCCTGA
- a CDS encoding methyltransferase domain-containing protein has protein sequence MPFENDIFDIVLNVESSHRYLLFSKFLSEVHRTLKSGGYLLLTDFRHDHKMAEMKEDISNSEFDVVHYELINENIVNALKADDERSTLFMC, from the coding sequence CTGCCTTTTGAAAATGACATTTTTGATATAGTGCTGAATGTTGAATCTTCACACAGGTATTTGCTTTTCAGCAAATTTCTTTCTGAAGTCCATCGCACATTAAAAAGCGGGGGGTACTTGCTGCTGACTGATTTCAGGCATGACCACAAAATGGCTGAAATGAAGGAGGATATAAGTAATTCGGAATTTGATGTTGTCCATTATGAGTTAATTAATGAAAATATTGTAAATGCTCTCAAGGCTGATGATGAGAGAAGTACTTTATTTATGTGCTGA